The Bernardetia sp. ABR2-2B DNA window CGGGAAGTTTTAGCGTTTGAATGGTATCTAATTCGAAGCTTCGAAGCCAATAAACTGCACTATCCGTCGCAATTCCTTTTGAATTAGTTTGTGTAGGAAAAGCATCTGTTTTTATCCACTCAAAAGGCTCAAAGTTATAAGTAGAATCAGCAAAAACTACCTCTTGGTCATAATTATGAACAAAAATTACTTTAAAAGGAATATGTTTGCCAACCTTTAGGCTATCTCTTGAAAAAGAACCTGTAATGGTAGGTAATTTATCATCTTGTGCAAAACTAGAAAAATTACAAAAGGTAAAATTTCCAACTAAGAGAAATAAAATGAGTAGAGAAAAAAAGTATTTTTTATTTATTTTCATATTTTGTCGTTGCTTTCTACGGTATCAAAACCCTAAAGGTTTAAAATTCAAATTCTTTCTTTATTACAAACTTAATGTATAGTGTCCCCTTTTGCAATAGTTGTAATAAGGTAATAACTTTTTTTGTGCAAATGGTTTTTGAAAATTAGTGAAAGTTAATCATTTTTTAGTATTCTGTGCTTCGTAGTGAAAAAAGTATTTTTAAAGATGCAACGTACAGAATCTTTTTTGTATCTAACCAAAAATAATTTAATTTTTTATGTTCAATTATTACCTTCCCATTTATTTAAATACTGATTCAAAAAAAATATTTATTTTTCTAGCTTGTTTTATTGGAATTATTCAAAATACAAATGCTTTAACTCTTTCTTTTGAGCTAGGAACAGAAAATAAAAAATATGAATCCAAAACTTCTGACACAAAAAATATTTTTCAAAAAATAGAGAAGTCAAGTAAAAAAACTATTTTTGAATCTAAAAGTACAAAAACAAAGACCAAAAAAAGAAAAGTTTCACTTCGAAAAAAACTTTCTATCTTAAAGCTAGTTCTAAAAAGTAATAGAGCCAAAAAAAGGCATCGTAAACCAAAACTGCAAAAAGGTGCTAAGAGATGGAATGGTCAGCATACGGCTGGACTTGTTAGTTGGGCTAGTATTCTTGTAGCAGTTATGGCTTTTTTTACAGGAAGCATCATAACAGGTATTTTGTTTTCTTGTGTGGCTTTACTTGCTTTTTTGTTGGCTTCTTCATCAAAACAGATGTCAAATAGTTCAAAGATTATAATTTGGTTTTTTATTGGATTACTCTTAGTTTCATTTTTTGCTTTTGAGTTTCCTCTATTGACTGAATTTATACTTTACTTGCTTTGATTTTTTTAATTGTGCTTATATTTTTTTCAATTTAACCCCCAGTTTATTTTATGAAAACTACTTTTTTAACCCTCGTTCTTCTAGTATTCGGATTTTCTTCGTTTGCTTTTATGCCTACTTTCCCTGCTGAAAGTGAAAGTACTGTAAACGTTGCTTCTGAAAAACCAAAAACTGAATCAGAAAACAAAACAGAAATTAAAGAAACTAAGAAGGTTACTGCCAAAGAACTCAAAGAAAAAATGGAAGCTAATTATGAAGCTAACAAAAAAGACATGAGTTTGAAAGAGCGTATTGCAAACAAATTTCTCATCAAAAAGCTAAAAAAAGCTGAGAAAAAGCAAATTAAAGGTTCTAAAGAATCAAAAATGGATAGTGGTATCGCTCTATTATTCAGAATTATTGGTATTGTCTTTATAATTGTTGGAGCAGTAGCAATAATTCAAGCAGAAATTGTTTATGGTGTTATTCTTATTGCTTTAGGAATTTTATCTATCTCTTTACCTTCAATTGTATAAAATGCAAAATAATAAATGATACAAAAAGCAATGCAATTTTAATTAAATTGCATTGCTTTTTTTGTCGATTTTGATTATATTCTACCACTCTAGAAACAGCGTTTTTAATGAATTTTTATCAAAACAAAGTAGCTGCAAAAAGATTTAAAAAAGAAGAAACTACCAAAAAGACCTTTCCAATAAAAAATAATCAGTCATGAAAATAATTGAATTACTCAAAACATTAAAAACACAATCTATACAAGGAGATTTAGAGGGGACAATCAATCAAATTCAATTTGACTCAAGAAAAGTAGAAAAAAATGATATGTACGTAGCCTTAAAAGGAACGGTTGCAGACGGACATCAATTTATAAAACAAGCTATTCAAGATGGAGCAAAAGCAATTGTTTGTGAAAAATTACCTGTTTATTTAGAGAAAGAAATTACATACATTCAAGTAGAAAATACGGCAGTAGCACTAGGAATACTGGCAGGAAACTTCTATGGAAACCCTTCCAAAAAGCTCAACTTAGTAGGCGTTACAGGTACAAACGGAAAGACCACCGTCGTAACCATTCTTTATAAATTATTCAAAAAACTAGGATATAATGTTGGACTTATTTCGACGATTCATAACAAAATAAAAAGTCGAATTTATCCCTCTACACATACAACTCCCAATCCAGTAGAACTCAATAAATTACTTGCCGAAATGGTAAAGAAACGCTGTACACACGTTTTTATGGAGGTAAGCTCACACGCTGTCGTACAAAAACGTATTGAAGGACTTCATTTTAAGGGAGCTGTTTTTACTAATATTTCACACGACCATTTGGATTATCACGGTACTTTTGCAGAATATATTAGAGCTAAAAAAGGGTTTTTTGATATGCTTTCGAATACTGCTTTTGCGCTTGTCAATCAAGATGATAAACGAGGATTGGTCATGCTTCAAAACTGTAAAGCCAAACACGTTACTTTTTCGATGAAATCTATGTCTGATTATAAAGTCAGAATTATGGATAGTTCGTTTGAAGGAATGCAGCTACAGATTGAAGAAAAGCAGAACGGAATAATAAACGGAAAAGAAACATGGACAAAACTAATTGGTCATTTCAATGCCTATAATTTGTTAGCAGTTTATGGTGTGGCGATGCTTTTGGGAGAAGATGAAGATGAAATTTTGACAGAATTATCAAATATAAAGGGGGTAAATGGTCGTTTCCAGCGTTATACATCATCTTTGGGAATTCATGCGATTGTGGACTATGCCCATACACCCGATGCACTTGAAAATATTTTGAAGACAATAAGTGAAATCAAGAAAACGAATCAACATCTAATTACTGTAATAGGTTGTGGTGGAAATAGAGACAAAACCAAACGCCCAGAAATGGCAAAAATAGCAACAAATTATAGTGATTGGTCTATTTTTACATCAGATAATCCAAGAACAGAAGAGCCAGAAACAATTATAAAAGATATGCTAGAAGGTGTAAAAGAAGTAGAGCCTTCAAAATATCAAACTGTAACTCTGCGAAAAGAAGCCATTGAAAGAGCATGTAGTATGGCTGGGAAGGATGATATTATTTTGGTAGCAGGAAAAGGACATGAAACCTATCAAGAAATAAATGGAGAGCGATTTGAATTTGATGATAGAGTGATTTTGAAAGAATCTTTGGAGTGATTTCTAAACTCAATTTTTATAAACTATGAAAAATATTATTTTCGGATTTCTACTTTTATTGGGTGTTTTTTTTCTTGTCTTTAGTGTAAATCGTTATACTAAAGTTAGAAGCTTACTACAAACTGGAACTACTACAAAAGCCCTTGTAATAGATGAAGGAGAAGAAAGTGGAATGGATGGTTATGAATACACACCTATCTTTGAGTATAAAGACAATGAAAACAACACAATAACGTTTGTAAGTAGTACAACATCAACCAACTTTAAGTATAGTGTAGGCGATAGTGTAGATATAATATATTTCGAAGATGAACCAAATAGTGAAAAGATAAATTCTTTCTTTGATTTATATGGGTTGGCGTTTGTTTTTGGAGTTTTAGGAATTGTTTTTTCTGTCATTGGATTAGGCTTTTTGATTCATTCTTTTAGAAATAAATAATCAAACTTATGCAACACCTTTCTATTTTTTCGTGGGTACTGCGTTCTTTCTTTATAGGAATAGGAGGTGTTTTGTTGCTTTTAGGTACTAAGCAATATAATAAAACAAATTTTTTACTTGAAAATGGAATTGCCACAAAAGCAATAGTTATAGATATAGGAAAAAAATATGTTGAGCAGCCCAAATATACTGGATATGTTTATCAGCCTATTCTTGAATATTCTGATTTAGAAAGTAATAAAATAACATCTATATACAATATAAACACAGCTTCCACATCTATTGTCCACCAACTCGGAGACACTATAGATATAATTTACTACAAAGAAAACCCAAATAAACAAAGAGAAAATTCTTTTAAGGGACTTTATTTATTTCCATTTAGTTATTCTTTAGCAGGTTTTGTTTTTATTTGCATTGGACTGTGGTTCATTATTGATTCTTTTAGAAAAAATACTACACAATGAAAAGAACTAACGAAAAATCTATTTTTAGAACGTTACACTTAATTTTGGAAACACAGAAAATGATGGAACTGTACGAAGAAGATTTAGAGCCTGAAAGGGATTATTCAGCTATAAGAGAAAAAAAAGAGATGCTAACAAGTCTTGTTAGAGATATTAATAATGACTTATTACCCTATAATATTGGTTTGTTTTCACTAAGTATAGATTCTGAAACTAAACAAAATAGATATTAGTTTGCAGAATTTAGTTTAAATTTGAAGAATAGTTTTACTTATAAAATAAAAAATTATCTATGAAGTCTATAATCAGTTTGTGCTGTATTTTCATTATTTTACAATCTTGTTCTAGCCACAAGTCAGGTTCTCCTGCTAATGAAAGTATGGAAGGCACAGAAACAACTATAAATCAAGACAAAAAAGAGCGTAATAAAGAAGATGTTGTAGCAGGAGCTACATCAGAAGAAGCAGAAGACCCAACTGTGGTGGTAGAATCAAAACCTTTAAATCAAATCGTAATTCCAGAACAAAAATTTACTATTCAAAGGATAATAAAAGTGAAGGGTGAGATAAGTGAAAGCGATATTTCTAGTGAAAGCGAAAACGAACAGTTAAGCGTTTCAAATAAACATGCAAAAGTCTTATTATTTGCCAAAAAGCTACAAAAAGGAGCATATCCAATAGCAAAAAATAGTCTTCCTTACGCAAGTGTACACGTAATGCTCACACAAGGACAAGAAAAAATAGAGGGAGATTTAGAAAACGGAACTGTAAAACTGCTACTTTTAGATTCAGCAGGAATAACAAAAGGAAGTTTTGAAGGAACGCTCATCAAAGACGACGAGCGTTATTTTATTGGAGGAAACTTCTCTAATTAATTAAAAAATTAAATTAAACACAAAATCACATTGTACTTTTTAGTTTAATAATTTATTTTCCGTAATCCGTAATCCGTAATCCGTAATTGAATTTAAAGCACTTCTATCACAAAATTATGATTTGTATAAATACAAATATCAGCAGCAATTGTTAGTGCTTCTTTTACCATTTCTTCGGCTGTAAGATGTGGCGCATGACGCTTCAAAGCAAGGGCAGCAGATTTTGCATACATACTTCCCGAACCAATCGATTCTACTTCTTCATCAGGCTCAATGACATCACCCGAACCCGAGATATTCAAGATTCCGTTTTTATCTACAATAATCATCATTGCTTCTAATTTGCGAAGGTAACGGTCTGTACGCCAATCTTTTGCAAGTTCGATGGCAGAGCGTTTTACATTTCCTCCGTGTGAGTTTAGTTTCTCTTCGAAGCGTTCTAAAAGCGTAAAGGCATCAGCAGTTGAACCTGCAAAACCTGTTAGCACTTTTCCATCTGCAATCTTACGAATTTTTTTGACAGTAGATTTGGCTACTGTGTTTCCCATGGTTGCTTGTCCGTCTGCGCCGATGGCGATTTGTCCGTTGTGAGAAACGGCAAGAACGGTTGTTGATTTTATTTTTTGCATAGTTTTGTTAGTATAATGTCGTTGGTGGAAACACCAACAACGGCATTGGCATTTAATTTTTTATAAATTATAGTATTCTAGGTTACAAATTTACCCTTAATGGGAAAATTTAAACTTCTTCATTAAAATCAGTATCAAAATCGAATATTTTACGCTTGTATTCGTACTGACGACCAAAATAAACATCTTTTACTCGGCTATCTGCTGATACTTCTTCAGGCGTTCCACTTGCAAAAGGGTCTCCTTCAAACATAATATAAACTCTGTCACAAATAGAAAGTGTTTCGTTGGCGTTGTGGTCTGTGATAAGCACACCAATATTTTTTTGTTTGAGTTTTGCCACTAGCATTTGAATATTTTCTACGGCAATCGGATCGACACCAGCAAAAGGCTCATCTAACAAAATAAAATTTGGATTAGTAGCTACTGCTCTAGCAATTTCGGCACGACGACGCTCTCCACCAGAAAGTAACTTTCCTTTTGTTTTTTGGAAACGCTTCAAACGAAATTCTTCAATAAGCTCTTCCATTTTTTCTTTTTGTGCTTGTTTGGATAAATTTCGCATCTGTAATGGTGCAAGAATATTTTCCTCTACGGTAAGTTCTCTAAAAACAGAGGCTTCTTGCGCCAAATATCCGATGCCAAGTTGCGAACGACGAAACATAGGAAGTTTGGTAATATCTCTATCATCAAGATAAATTTTGCCACTATTGGGTTTTACCAATCCTACAATCATATAAAAAGAAGTCGTTTTTCCAGCACCATTTGGCCCTAAAACTCCTACAATTTCGCCTTGATTTACTTCTATCGAAACGCCATTTACAACAGTTCTGCCTCCGTAGCGTTTGATTAAATTTTCTGCTCTCAATACCATTTTTTTACAGTTATCAGTTACCAGTAATCAGTGAAATTCAATTTTATTTCCTTGAGTAACTTTGTACTTCTGTGTTTCTAAAATATTTTTATATCCAAACTTACGAATTACTAATCATTTTGATGCAATTCTGTTTTTGTAAAAACTTCATTTTGTGAATAAATAAGTATTTTGTCTCTATTTATAGAATCTTTTAAGAATTCAGAAACCGAATTGTTACTAATCAAATCTACATCAATATTCAATTCCTTCTCTAAATCTAATTGTAATTTTATTAAATCAAATAAAGAAAAATCAACAGCATGTTCTATCAAAAAATCTATATCGCTACTTGGTTTCTGCTCATTACGAGCATAAGACCCAAATAAATAGACTTTTTTGAGTTCGTATTTTTTCCAAATGGAATGTAGATTTTTTAGCATAATGTAAAACGAAAACGATTGCTAAGGTTTGATTACAAACCATTATCAACGTTACAATTTCAAATATTTATTTCAGCTTTAGAAAAAATATCTTTCAAATCATTGCTTATTGGTAAAGGTTTTAAAGGGGGAACATTTGCTCCACCTGTATTTCCAACAGGAATTTTTCCTACAAAAGATTTTATTCCTCCAAAAATTAAGCGAGGGATTTGTCCTAGTATTTCTTTTCTATCTTTAATTTTAAAACCAAATTCTAACATTTTTAGATGCACAAAGGTATGAGCATAAGGATATTTTTGTCCTAATACATGCGCTCTTTCCAAATGAATCCAAGCCTGTTTAAAGTTCTCCTTAGAATATTCATTTTTATAATTGATTAATTCTAAATCATAAAACGGTTTTAGCGTTTTGGGAATTGAAGTGTAAAATTTCATAGTAAATGTGTCAATAAAAATGATTATTACAAGCTGTTGTTAGGTACGATTATTTTCTTTTATGTATTGCCAATCATATTTTGTACAAAGTCCAATTCCTTTGTGTAAAGTTCTACTCCCATCATTGTTTGGTAATTCGTCAAATATTGGTGGAATATCTCCTATTACTTCTATTAAACAATGTGAATGGTATCCTCGCCATAAGTTAGTATGAAAATAACTTCCGAAATTGAACGCATATTTTACAATAGTTTTTTGCTCCCAATATTTTGTAAAATCTCTTGTATCAAAGATAATATCATAAGTCTTGGGAAGAACAATATCTCCATAACAGTAACTTACACCAACAGATAAAAGTCTTTTATTATCTTTTTCATTTAGAAGTAAACTAAATTCTTGTTGTAAACCTTCAAATTTTTTATCAGAATGACTATTATGGTATCTATCTCTTTTTAGAAATGACATATTTGTCGGCATAGAAAAAGGGATTTTGTCTTGAATTCGAATATATCTTTCTATTGGTTCTATATTTTGTTCATAGTCCCAATTGATTTTAATATTACTCAGTTTGTCAAAGGTTGTTTCAACAATTTTGGTTAAAAGCCTTTCAAATTCAACAGACTTTTTACAAAACTCATCAAACAGTATTTCTGTCTTTGCTACTGAATTGAATTTTTGGTCAATTATATCAAAATAGATAGGTAAAAAGCTATTGAGAAAATCGTTTCTGTTGGTTGTCAATTCAATATCAGATGTCAAATATTTAGTGTTGATAAGTTCACTTATTAACAGTCTGACAAATGCTTTTTTTCTTGTCGGATGCAAATAAGTCAAATCTTCAAAGTTTTCTTGAAGTGTAGTCATTTATGATTATGATTAAACAAGTATTGAGTTCGCTTTAGCAAATTTATGAAGACTTTCATAAAATATCCATCGTATCACTCACTAATCAATTCCATTTTTTTATTCAAATAAAGCCAATTCTACCCATTCACACAAAATATGTCCTACCAAAATATGACTTTCTTGTATGCGTGGCGTATCATCAGAAGGAACATTCAAAATAATATCACAGAGTTCTTTTAGTTTTCCTCCTTTGCTTCCTGTCATTCCTATCGTAATCATTCCAATTTGATTGGCTGCTTCAACGGCTTTTACAATATTTGGAGAATTTCCAGAAGTAGAAATCGCCACCAAAACATCGCCTTCTCGTCCCATTGCCTGTACCATTCTTTCAAAAACAATATCATAGCCATAATCATTTCCTACGGCTGTCATATACGAAGAATTAACGTGCAAGGCTTCGGCAAAAAGTGGTTTTCGGTCTTTGTAGAAACGACCAGAAAGTTCGGCAGAAATATGTTGTGCATCGGCAGCACTTCCACCATTTCCACAAAAAAGAACTTTTCCATCTTTTTCAAAAGTTATTTTCCAAGCCTGTGCAGCCTTTGAAATGTTTTCTAATAAAGGTTCGTTTGTCAAAATTCTCTCTTTTGTAGCGATGCTTTCTTGTATGCGTGTGTTTATGAATTTTTTGTTCATTTAACTGTATGTATTTTGTGTCTATTTATTAAATCCTCTTTTTCTTTTTGTGATAAAGATTCATCTTTAAAAATACTTATTTCTAACCTAGAATTAAAGGCTTTTGCATCTAAAATATCTCTATATTCCACTAAGAGTAATCTAGCATTTGTATATTCTTGACTTGATAACAATTTATCTAAGTGTGTTCTGAAAGATTTACTCAAAAGTTTATCACAATCGCATTCAGATTTAGAATATTCATATTCAAAATCATAAAAATTTTGTTCTAATTTTAGAGAATCACAAATTGAAGAACCACAAGCATGTCTATCTATATTATCACAATGATACATTCCTAAAAAGAACAATGGAAAAGATATAAGTATAACTATCCACTTAGCTCCAAAAATAAATTCGCCACTTGAAAAAAGTTTATTACGATTATTCTTTTGACGAATATGATTTTCTAACGGTATTCGTAGACGTTTAGATACCCTAAATTTTTTAAAAAGGTTGTCATTAATTTCTTTTTCACCTTCCATATCTTCTGGAAATATAAATCTTCTAGTAAATTCTTTAAGTTCTTCTCTTCTATATTTTATTAAAACCTTGGCTTTGTCTCTGTCTATTTGAAACTTACTATATAATGTATCTGATAAGAATGTAGTATTCTTTAAAAGTAATATATTTTCGTCTATAAACTCTTCAATTTCAGGTTCATATCTAATTTGACTTCTTAACCAGTTAGATAATTCTACTTCCTCTACATGACTTATTCTAGTATTGATTATATTGTCATCTTTTTTTCTAAAAAAGAAAGTATTTTTTGGAATATTAACATTCTTATTAGGATTTTCTTTATTTATCTGTATAAATTCTTTTAAAAATCTTGATTTACGTCCTTGAAAGGGTATATCTATCTCAATGATACAAAAGCTTTTTTCATCGTAAACAAAGTTTTCTACATTTATTTTAGCTGTTATTTCTATATATTCCTCTAAACAACTGTAAACCAAATCAGCATTAATAAATTGATTGCCTAATCCTACTATTTGTTTTTTATCTGTTACACCACACAATATAAATGCACTTCCTTCTCTTGGAGAATTTAAGAATGCGTTTACATCACGAGCCATTTCTATAATTTCTCGTTTATTTTTTTTACCATTTTCATCTTTTAAATCATAAAATTTTACTTTATAATCTAAAGTATTTGATTCATCAGGTAGAGTATCAAGAATTTGCTTCCATTCTTCTTTTATTTCCATAATAGTTTTTTACAATATCTACTTATCTTTTGAGCCAATAGTTCATTTTACATACAAAAATACCAAATAAAAAACTCAAAACTGTAATACTACTTTTAAAGTTGCTACTAACCGAAAGGAAAATGTATCTCTTGTAGCATACGCTTTAGCGTGTGAAAACGTACCTTATGCTTTAGCATGAGGAAATTAGCACGAGGAAAATATAAAAAAACTATGAACGAAGTAATCCGTACCGAAAAAATATCAAGGCGTTATAAAATGGGAGATGAAATTATTCACGCTCTCAAATCTGTTTCTATTTCTATTAATTTTGGCGAATATGTTGCTTTTATGGGACCTTCGGGGTCTGGAAAATCTACATTGATGAATATTGTGGGTTGTTTGGATACGCCTACGAGTGGTTCTTATACTTTAAACAAAAGGGATGTAAGCCGACTTTCAGAAGACCAGTTAGCAGAAATTAGAAATAAAGAAATTGGTTTTGTCTTCCAAACCTTTAATCTTTTGCCTCGTGCTTCTTCGTTGGATAATGTTGCTTTGCCACTTATTTATGCAGGGTACAGCAAAAAAGAACGAGATGCAAAAGCCAAAAAAGCATTAGAAGATGTGGGTTTGGGCGACCGTTATCATCACAAACCAAATGAGCTTTCGGGTGGACAAAGGCAGCGTGTAGCCATTGCAAGGGCATTAATCAACAACCCAAGTATTATTTTAGCAGATGAGCCTACTGGAAACTTAGATACAAAAACATCATACGAAATTATGAATCTGTTTGCAGAGCTTCATAAAAAAGGAAATACAATTATTATGGTTACGCATGAAGAAGATATTGCTAATTATGCACACCGTGTTGTTTTTATGCGTGATGGAAATATTGAAAGAGATGAGAAAAATGAAAATCCAACACAAGTAAATTTGGCTGATTTGGTAAAAAAAGAGTAGTTTTTGAACATCGTGGGGACACCAGCAATGGCAAGGAGTATCTCCAATTTTTGTATCTTTGTAGCAAAAACAAACAAAAATCTTTCTCAAAAGATTGAGAGTACAATAGAGAATTGCATTCGTAATTCGTAATTGTCTAATTCGTAATTCAAATAAAGTTATGCAAACTACAAAAGCAAATATAGAAGATAATAATAATTCTGAAAAAATAGTCCGTAAAAAAAAGAACTCGCTCAAAGATTATTTTGCTCTGATGCCCGTTTTGACGTATTTTTTTACTAAGAAAAATTCTAAAAACTTCAATATTCGTGCAATGCACACTATTAATAAGATTTCGATTACTGTTTTCTTGTTAGGTATTATTTTTATTATTGTCAAAAAATTATTTCTTAGTTAAATTAACCGTCGTTGAGGCGTTGCCGTCAACGAGGTTTT harbors:
- a CDS encoding UDP-N-acetylmuramoyl-L-alanyl-D-glutamate--2,6-diaminopimelate ligase gives rise to the protein MKIIELLKTLKTQSIQGDLEGTINQIQFDSRKVEKNDMYVALKGTVADGHQFIKQAIQDGAKAIVCEKLPVYLEKEITYIQVENTAVALGILAGNFYGNPSKKLNLVGVTGTNGKTTVVTILYKLFKKLGYNVGLISTIHNKIKSRIYPSTHTTPNPVELNKLLAEMVKKRCTHVFMEVSSHAVVQKRIEGLHFKGAVFTNISHDHLDYHGTFAEYIRAKKGFFDMLSNTAFALVNQDDKRGLVMLQNCKAKHVTFSMKSMSDYKVRIMDSSFEGMQLQIEEKQNGIINGKETWTKLIGHFNAYNLLAVYGVAMLLGEDEDEILTELSNIKGVNGRFQRYTSSLGIHAIVDYAHTPDALENILKTISEIKKTNQHLITVIGCGGNRDKTKRPEMAKIATNYSDWSIFTSDNPRTEEPETIIKDMLEGVKEVEPSKYQTVTLRKEAIERACSMAGKDDIILVAGKGHETYQEINGERFEFDDRVILKESLE
- a CDS encoding DUF3592 domain-containing protein — translated: MKNIIFGFLLLLGVFFLVFSVNRYTKVRSLLQTGTTTKALVIDEGEESGMDGYEYTPIFEYKDNENNTITFVSSTTSTNFKYSVGDSVDIIYFEDEPNSEKINSFFDLYGLAFVFGVLGIVFSVIGLGFLIHSFRNK
- a CDS encoding DUF3592 domain-containing protein, translated to MQHLSIFSWVLRSFFIGIGGVLLLLGTKQYNKTNFLLENGIATKAIVIDIGKKYVEQPKYTGYVYQPILEYSDLESNKITSIYNINTASTSIVHQLGDTIDIIYYKENPNKQRENSFKGLYLFPFSYSLAGFVFICIGLWFIIDSFRKNTTQ
- the hslV gene encoding ATP-dependent protease subunit HslV, whose translation is MQKIKSTTVLAVSHNGQIAIGADGQATMGNTVAKSTVKKIRKIADGKVLTGFAGSTADAFTLLERFEEKLNSHGGNVKRSAIELAKDWRTDRYLRKLEAMMIIVDKNGILNISGSGDVIEPDEEVESIGSGSMYAKSAALALKRHAPHLTAEEMVKEALTIAADICIYTNHNFVIEVL
- the lptB gene encoding LPS export ABC transporter ATP-binding protein, producing MVLRAENLIKRYGGRTVVNGVSIEVNQGEIVGVLGPNGAGKTTSFYMIVGLVKPNSGKIYLDDRDITKLPMFRRSQLGIGYLAQEASVFRELTVEENILAPLQMRNLSKQAQKEKMEELIEEFRLKRFQKTKGKLLSGGERRRAEIARAVATNPNFILLDEPFAGVDPIAVENIQMLVAKLKQKNIGVLITDHNANETLSICDRVYIMFEGDPFASGTPEEVSADSRVKDVYFGRQYEYKRKIFDFDTDFNEEV
- a CDS encoding nucleotidyltransferase domain-containing protein, whose amino-acid sequence is MLKNLHSIWKKYELKKVYLFGSYARNEQKPSSDIDFLIEHAVDFSLFDLIKLQLDLEKELNIDVDLISNNSVSEFLKDSINRDKILIYSQNEVFTKTELHQND
- a CDS encoding DUF3703 domain-containing protein, encoding MKFYTSIPKTLKPFYDLELINYKNEYSKENFKQAWIHLERAHVLGQKYPYAHTFVHLKMLEFGFKIKDRKEILGQIPRLIFGGIKSFVGKIPVGNTGGANVPPLKPLPISNDLKDIFSKAEINI
- a CDS encoding D-sedoheptulose 7-phosphate isomerase, encoding MNKKFINTRIQESIATKERILTNEPLLENISKAAQAWKITFEKDGKVLFCGNGGSAADAQHISAELSGRFYKDRKPLFAEALHVNSSYMTAVGNDYGYDIVFERMVQAMGREGDVLVAISTSGNSPNIVKAVEAANQIGMITIGMTGSKGGKLKELCDIILNVPSDDTPRIQESHILVGHILCEWVELALFE
- a CDS encoding ATP-binding protein, which gives rise to MEIKEEWKQILDTLPDESNTLDYKVKFYDLKDENGKKNKREIIEMARDVNAFLNSPREGSAFILCGVTDKKQIVGLGNQFINADLVYSCLEEYIEITAKINVENFVYDEKSFCIIEIDIPFQGRKSRFLKEFIQINKENPNKNVNIPKNTFFFRKKDDNIINTRISHVEEVELSNWLRSQIRYEPEIEEFIDENILLLKNTTFLSDTLYSKFQIDRDKAKVLIKYRREELKEFTRRFIFPEDMEGEKEINDNLFKKFRVSKRLRIPLENHIRQKNNRNKLFSSGEFIFGAKWIVILISFPLFFLGMYHCDNIDRHACGSSICDSLKLEQNFYDFEYEYSKSECDCDKLLSKSFRTHLDKLLSSQEYTNARLLLVEYRDILDAKAFNSRLEISIFKDESLSQKEKEDLINRHKIHTVK
- a CDS encoding ABC transporter ATP-binding protein → MNEVIRTEKISRRYKMGDEIIHALKSVSISINFGEYVAFMGPSGSGKSTLMNIVGCLDTPTSGSYTLNKRDVSRLSEDQLAEIRNKEIGFVFQTFNLLPRASSLDNVALPLIYAGYSKKERDAKAKKALEDVGLGDRYHHKPNELSGGQRQRVAIARALINNPSIILADEPTGNLDTKTSYEIMNLFAELHKKGNTIIMVTHEEDIANYAHRVVFMRDGNIERDEKNENPTQVNLADLVKKE
- a CDS encoding DUF6728 family protein produces the protein MQTTKANIEDNNNSEKIVRKKKNSLKDYFALMPVLTYFFTKKNSKNFNIRAMHTINKISITVFLLGIIFIIVKKLFLS